A window of Vigna unguiculata cultivar IT97K-499-35 chromosome 4, ASM411807v1, whole genome shotgun sequence contains these coding sequences:
- the LOC114181283 gene encoding putative disease resistance protein At3g14460 isoform X3: protein MPSGSWIRPTNPYFQGSKEPQKMPSSSLVVESVIYGRDADKEKILNWLTSETENHDQPSILSIVGMGGLGKTTLAQHVYNDTKLEEAKFDIRAWVCVSDHFNVLTVTKTILEAVTKSKDDSGDLQMVHERLKEKISGKKFFLVLDDVWNERQEKWEAVRTPLSYGAPGSRILVTTRGEKVASNMSSKVHRPKHLKEDECWKVFQKHALRGDELELNDEKKEIGRRIVEKCKGLPLALKTIGSVLRTKSSISDWQSVLESDIWDLPKEFEIMPALLLSYQHLPSHLKRCFASCALFPKDYEFDKKELILLWIAQGFLHCSPQSNNLEEIGEQYFNDLLMRSFFLQSDFKTCFFMHDLLNDLAKYVCADFCFRLKFDKGNCISKTTRHFSFAFSDVKYFDGFGSLTDAKRLRSFFPYKEFGRRDNDYYPLQFKILVHELFSNFKFLRVLSLDAYSELREVPDSVGDLKHLHSLDLSRTGIQKLPDSTCLLYNLLILKLNYCSSLEELPLHLHKLTKLRCLEFKKTKVTKMPTHFGELKNLQVLSAVFVDKKKEFSTKHLGGLNLHGRLSINELQNIVNPVDALEANLNNKHLVKLELRWKSDHIPDDPRKEKKVLENLKPSKKLEHLSIKSYGGPEFPSWVFDNSLSNLVFLKLKDCKYCLCLPPLGLLSSLKTLEIIGLDGIVSIGAEFYGNSYSSFTSLERLTFSNMKELEECERKTAAFPRLQILKVYQCPKLKGLPDQLVNVKYLYITGSMKASFLERCEHTVSHNSLEDLNFCAFPIMNIPMGSSYDLLANIKISCGCDSLTTFPLDFFPNLKSLSLLFCRNLQIISQKHTHNRLKHLSVAGCSRFDSFPSEGLSAPRLQTIDIHGAENLKLLPKRMQILLPSLHVLKIIHCPKVEMFPDGGLPPNVEDVSLSSFILMASLRETLGTNTCLQSLSIKYMDVEFFPDEVLLPHSITSLKLSDCPNLKKMEYKGLCHLSSLSLHNCPNLQCLPEDGLPKSISSLEILNCPLLEQRCQNPQGQDWKKIAHIEKLIVRSKV, encoded by the exons ATGCCAAGTGGAAGCTGGATCAGACCCACAAACCCTTACTTCCAAG GTAGCAAAGAGCCACAGAAAATGCCATCATCTTCTTTGGTGGTTGAAAGTGTTATTTATGGCAGAGATGCAGACAaagaaaagattttaaattggCTCACATCTGAAACTGAGAATCATGACCAGCCATCAATACTTTCTATTGTAGGAATGGGTGGGTTGGGTAAGACCACACTTGCCCAACATGTCTACAATGACACAAAACTGGAGGAGGCTAAATTTGATATCAGAGCTTGGGTTTGTGTTTCCGATCATTTTAATGTTTTGACAGTGACAAAAACAATTCTTGAGGCAGTCACTAAATCTAAAGATGATAGCGGAGACCTACAAATGGTTCATGaaagattgaaagaaaaaatatcaggaaagaaattttttcttgttttggatgATGTTTGGAACGAAAGACAAGAAAAGTGGGAAGCTGTGCGAACTCCTCTTAGCTATGGGGCTCCAGGAAGTAGAATTCTTGTCACAACACGTGGTGAGAAAGTTGCTTCTAACATGAGTTCTAAAGTGCATCGCCCAAAGCATCTAAAAGAGGATGAATGTTGGAAAGTTTTTCAGAAACACGCATTAAGAGGTGATGAGCTTGAATTGAATGATGAAAAAAAGGAGATTGGTAGAAGGATAGTTGAGAAATGCAAAGGATTACCTCTAGCTTTGAAAACAATTGGAAGTGTTCTTCGCACAAAGTCATCCATTTCAGATTGGCAAAGCGTATTGGAAAGCGACATATGGGACTTACCcaaagaatttgaaattatgCCTGCTCTACTATTGAGTTATCAAcaccttccttctcatctcaaGAGGTGCTTTGCGTCTTGTGCATTATTTCCGAAAGATTATGAATTTGACAAGAAGGAATTAATTTTGTTGTGGATAGCTCAAGGTTTTCTCCATTGCTCTCCACAGAGCAACAATCTAGAAGAAATTGGTGaacaatattttaatgatttactAATGAGGTCTTTCTTTCTTCAATCAGATTTCAAAACTTGTTTCTTCATGCATGACCTTCTAAATGATTTGGCAAAATATGTTTGTGCGGACTTCTGTTTCAGGTTGAAATTTGATAAAGGAAACTGCATATCCAAAACAACCCGTcatttttcatttgcattctctgatgtaaaatattttgatggTTTTGGGAGTCTAACTGATGCTAAAAGACTGCGTTCTTTTTTCCCATATAAAGAATTTGGGAGAAGAGATAATGATTATTATCCTTTGCAATTCAAGATTTTGGTACATGAATTGTTTTCCAACTTTAAGTTTTTACGTGTCTTATCGTTGGATGCATATTCTGAGCTTAGAGAAGTCCCTGATTCTGTTGGTGATCTTAAACATCTCCATTCTTTAGATCTTTCGAGAACTGGGATACAAAAACTACCTGACTCAACATGTTTGCTCTATAATTTGCTAATATTGAAGTTGAACTATTGTTCAAGTTTGGAGGAGTTGCCCTTACATTTGCATAAACTCACCAAATTGCGTTgtcttgaatttaaaaaaacaaaagtgacAAAGATGCCAACGCATTTTGGAGAGTTGAAGAATCTTCAAGTACTCAGTGCGGTTTTTGTCGATAAAAAGAAGGAGTTCAGTACTAAGCATCTAGGCGGGCTCAATCTTCATGGAAGACTATCAATTAATGAGTTGCAAAATATTGTAAATCCTGTAGATGCATTAGAAGCAAATCTGAATAATAAACATCTTGTGAAGTTAGAGTTAAGATGGAAGTCAGACCATATCCCTGATGAtccaaggaaagaaaagaaggtATTGGAGAATCTAAAACCTTCCAAAAAATTGGAACATTTGTCAATCAAGAGCTATGGTGGTCCAGAATTCCCAAGTTGGGTGTTTGACAATTCATTATCAAATTTGGTGTTCTTAAAGCTGAAGGACTGCAAATATTGTTTGTGTTTGCCTCCCCTTGGACTATTGTCATCTCTGAAGACCCTTGAGATTATTGGGTTGGATGGAATAGTGAGCATTGGTGCTGAATTTTATGGGAATAGCTATTCTTCGTTTACATCTTTGGAAAGATTGACATTTTCAAACATGAAGGAATTGGAAGAATGTGAACGTAAGACTGCTGCTTTTCCACGTCTTCAAATTCTCAAGGTGTATCAATGTCCCAAACTAAAAGGTCTGCCAGATCAACTTGTTAATGTAAAGTATCTTTATATAACTGGTAGCATGAAAGCATCGTTCCTTGAAAGGTGTGAGCATACTGTAtctcataattcacttgaagaCTTGAACTTTTGTGCTTTTCCAATTATGAATATTCCAATGGGTAGTAGCTATGATTTGCTTGCAAATATTAAGATCAGTTGCGGTTGTGATTCTCTAACAACCTTTCCACTAGATTTCTTTCCAAACCTTAAGTCTCTTTCATTGCTTTTCTGTCGTAACCTACAAATTATTTCACAGAAGCACACTCATAATCGTCTCAAGCATTTGTCAGTTGCCGGTTGCTCTCGATTTGACTCATTTCCTAGTGAAGGTTTATCTGCTCCGCGGCTACAGACAATTGATATTCATGGAGCggagaatttgaaattgttGCCAAAACGGATGCAAATCCTGCTTCCGTCTCTTCATGTACTAAAGATAATTCATTGTCCAAAAGTGGAGATGTTCCCAGACGGAGGTTTGCCACCAAATGTAGAAGATGTGTCTCTTTCAAGTTTCATACTGATGGCCTCCCTAAGAGAGACATTGGGTACCAACACATGTCTTCAAAGCTTGTCTATTAAATATATGGATGTAGAGTTTTTTCCCGATGAAGTTTTGCTACCACACTCTATCACTTCTCTAAAACTCTCTGATTGCCCAAATCTTAAAAAGATGGAGTATAAGGGTCTCTGCCACCTCTCCTCTCTCTCACTTCATAACTGTCCCAACCTCCAATGTTTACCAGAGGATGGTCTCCCCAAATCCATCTCCTCTCTTGAAATATTGAACTGTCCATTGTTGGAACAACGTTGTCAGAATCCTCAAGGCCAAGACTGGAAAAAGATTGCTCACATCGAAAAACTAATTGTTCGctcaaaagtttaa
- the LOC114181283 gene encoding putative disease resistance RPP13-like protein 1 isoform X1, with translation MAELVGGALLSAFVNVAFDKLASPKVVGFFRGRKLDEKLLGNLNIMLHSINALAHDAEQKQFRDPHVKAWLFAVKEAVFDAEDLLKEIEYELTRCQVEAGSDPQTLTSKVSNFFNSTFTSFNKKIESEIREVLEKLEYLARQKGALGLKESIYSGDGSGSKEPQKMPSSSLVVESVIYGRDADKEKILNWLTSETENHDQPSILSIVGMGGLGKTTLAQHVYNDTKLEEAKFDIRAWVCVSDHFNVLTVTKTILEAVTKSKDDSGDLQMVHERLKEKISGKKFFLVLDDVWNERQEKWEAVRTPLSYGAPGSRILVTTRGEKVASNMSSKVHRPKHLKEDECWKVFQKHALRGDELELNDEKKEIGRRIVEKCKGLPLALKTIGSVLRTKSSISDWQSVLESDIWDLPKEFEIMPALLLSYQHLPSHLKRCFASCALFPKDYEFDKKELILLWIAQGFLHCSPQSNNLEEIGEQYFNDLLMRSFFLQSDFKTCFFMHDLLNDLAKYVCADFCFRLKFDKGNCISKTTRHFSFAFSDVKYFDGFGSLTDAKRLRSFFPYKEFGRRDNDYYPLQFKILVHELFSNFKFLRVLSLDAYSELREVPDSVGDLKHLHSLDLSRTGIQKLPDSTCLLYNLLILKLNYCSSLEELPLHLHKLTKLRCLEFKKTKVTKMPTHFGELKNLQVLSAVFVDKKKEFSTKHLGGLNLHGRLSINELQNIVNPVDALEANLNNKHLVKLELRWKSDHIPDDPRKEKKVLENLKPSKKLEHLSIKSYGGPEFPSWVFDNSLSNLVFLKLKDCKYCLCLPPLGLLSSLKTLEIIGLDGIVSIGAEFYGNSYSSFTSLERLTFSNMKELEECERKTAAFPRLQILKVYQCPKLKGLPDQLVNVKYLYITGSMKASFLERCEHTVSHNSLEDLNFCAFPIMNIPMGSSYDLLANIKISCGCDSLTTFPLDFFPNLKSLSLLFCRNLQIISQKHTHNRLKHLSVAGCSRFDSFPSEGLSAPRLQTIDIHGAENLKLLPKRMQILLPSLHVLKIIHCPKVEMFPDGGLPPNVEDVSLSSFILMASLRETLGTNTCLQSLSIKYMDVEFFPDEVLLPHSITSLKLSDCPNLKKMEYKGLCHLSSLSLHNCPNLQCLPEDGLPKSISSLEILNCPLLEQRCQNPQGQDWKKIAHIEKLIVRSKV, from the coding sequence ATGGCAGAACTTGTTGGTGGTGCTCTTCTTTCTGCTTTCGTTAATGTTGCATTTGACAAGTTGGCTTCTCCTAAAGTTGTAGGCTTCTTTCGTGGAAGAAAACTTGATGAGAAGCTGTTGGGCAATTTAAACATCATGCTGCACTCCATCAATGCTCTCGCTCATGATGCAGAACAAAAGCAGTTCAGAGATCCACACGTCAAAGCATGGCTTTTCGCTGTCAAAGAGGCTGTCTTTGATGCAGAGGATCTCTTGAAGGAAATAGAGTATGAACTCACCAGATGCCAAGTGGAAGCTGGATCAGACCCACAAACCCTTACTTCCAAGGTATCAAATTTCTTCAACTCTACTTTCACTTCatttaacaagaaaattgaatCAGAGATAAGAGAAGTCCTAGAAAAACTAGAATATCTTGCAAGGCAAAAGGGTGCTCTTGGTTTGAAAGAGAGTATTTACTCTGGTGATGGATCAGGTAGCAAAGAGCCACAGAAAATGCCATCATCTTCTTTGGTGGTTGAAAGTGTTATTTATGGCAGAGATGCAGACAaagaaaagattttaaattggCTCACATCTGAAACTGAGAATCATGACCAGCCATCAATACTTTCTATTGTAGGAATGGGTGGGTTGGGTAAGACCACACTTGCCCAACATGTCTACAATGACACAAAACTGGAGGAGGCTAAATTTGATATCAGAGCTTGGGTTTGTGTTTCCGATCATTTTAATGTTTTGACAGTGACAAAAACAATTCTTGAGGCAGTCACTAAATCTAAAGATGATAGCGGAGACCTACAAATGGTTCATGaaagattgaaagaaaaaatatcaggaaagaaattttttcttgttttggatgATGTTTGGAACGAAAGACAAGAAAAGTGGGAAGCTGTGCGAACTCCTCTTAGCTATGGGGCTCCAGGAAGTAGAATTCTTGTCACAACACGTGGTGAGAAAGTTGCTTCTAACATGAGTTCTAAAGTGCATCGCCCAAAGCATCTAAAAGAGGATGAATGTTGGAAAGTTTTTCAGAAACACGCATTAAGAGGTGATGAGCTTGAATTGAATGATGAAAAAAAGGAGATTGGTAGAAGGATAGTTGAGAAATGCAAAGGATTACCTCTAGCTTTGAAAACAATTGGAAGTGTTCTTCGCACAAAGTCATCCATTTCAGATTGGCAAAGCGTATTGGAAAGCGACATATGGGACTTACCcaaagaatttgaaattatgCCTGCTCTACTATTGAGTTATCAAcaccttccttctcatctcaaGAGGTGCTTTGCGTCTTGTGCATTATTTCCGAAAGATTATGAATTTGACAAGAAGGAATTAATTTTGTTGTGGATAGCTCAAGGTTTTCTCCATTGCTCTCCACAGAGCAACAATCTAGAAGAAATTGGTGaacaatattttaatgatttactAATGAGGTCTTTCTTTCTTCAATCAGATTTCAAAACTTGTTTCTTCATGCATGACCTTCTAAATGATTTGGCAAAATATGTTTGTGCGGACTTCTGTTTCAGGTTGAAATTTGATAAAGGAAACTGCATATCCAAAACAACCCGTcatttttcatttgcattctctgatgtaaaatattttgatggTTTTGGGAGTCTAACTGATGCTAAAAGACTGCGTTCTTTTTTCCCATATAAAGAATTTGGGAGAAGAGATAATGATTATTATCCTTTGCAATTCAAGATTTTGGTACATGAATTGTTTTCCAACTTTAAGTTTTTACGTGTCTTATCGTTGGATGCATATTCTGAGCTTAGAGAAGTCCCTGATTCTGTTGGTGATCTTAAACATCTCCATTCTTTAGATCTTTCGAGAACTGGGATACAAAAACTACCTGACTCAACATGTTTGCTCTATAATTTGCTAATATTGAAGTTGAACTATTGTTCAAGTTTGGAGGAGTTGCCCTTACATTTGCATAAACTCACCAAATTGCGTTgtcttgaatttaaaaaaacaaaagtgacAAAGATGCCAACGCATTTTGGAGAGTTGAAGAATCTTCAAGTACTCAGTGCGGTTTTTGTCGATAAAAAGAAGGAGTTCAGTACTAAGCATCTAGGCGGGCTCAATCTTCATGGAAGACTATCAATTAATGAGTTGCAAAATATTGTAAATCCTGTAGATGCATTAGAAGCAAATCTGAATAATAAACATCTTGTGAAGTTAGAGTTAAGATGGAAGTCAGACCATATCCCTGATGAtccaaggaaagaaaagaaggtATTGGAGAATCTAAAACCTTCCAAAAAATTGGAACATTTGTCAATCAAGAGCTATGGTGGTCCAGAATTCCCAAGTTGGGTGTTTGACAATTCATTATCAAATTTGGTGTTCTTAAAGCTGAAGGACTGCAAATATTGTTTGTGTTTGCCTCCCCTTGGACTATTGTCATCTCTGAAGACCCTTGAGATTATTGGGTTGGATGGAATAGTGAGCATTGGTGCTGAATTTTATGGGAATAGCTATTCTTCGTTTACATCTTTGGAAAGATTGACATTTTCAAACATGAAGGAATTGGAAGAATGTGAACGTAAGACTGCTGCTTTTCCACGTCTTCAAATTCTCAAGGTGTATCAATGTCCCAAACTAAAAGGTCTGCCAGATCAACTTGTTAATGTAAAGTATCTTTATATAACTGGTAGCATGAAAGCATCGTTCCTTGAAAGGTGTGAGCATACTGTAtctcataattcacttgaagaCTTGAACTTTTGTGCTTTTCCAATTATGAATATTCCAATGGGTAGTAGCTATGATTTGCTTGCAAATATTAAGATCAGTTGCGGTTGTGATTCTCTAACAACCTTTCCACTAGATTTCTTTCCAAACCTTAAGTCTCTTTCATTGCTTTTCTGTCGTAACCTACAAATTATTTCACAGAAGCACACTCATAATCGTCTCAAGCATTTGTCAGTTGCCGGTTGCTCTCGATTTGACTCATTTCCTAGTGAAGGTTTATCTGCTCCGCGGCTACAGACAATTGATATTCATGGAGCggagaatttgaaattgttGCCAAAACGGATGCAAATCCTGCTTCCGTCTCTTCATGTACTAAAGATAATTCATTGTCCAAAAGTGGAGATGTTCCCAGACGGAGGTTTGCCACCAAATGTAGAAGATGTGTCTCTTTCAAGTTTCATACTGATGGCCTCCCTAAGAGAGACATTGGGTACCAACACATGTCTTCAAAGCTTGTCTATTAAATATATGGATGTAGAGTTTTTTCCCGATGAAGTTTTGCTACCACACTCTATCACTTCTCTAAAACTCTCTGATTGCCCAAATCTTAAAAAGATGGAGTATAAGGGTCTCTGCCACCTCTCCTCTCTCTCACTTCATAACTGTCCCAACCTCCAATGTTTACCAGAGGATGGTCTCCCCAAATCCATCTCCTCTCTTGAAATATTGAACTGTCCATTGTTGGAACAACGTTGTCAGAATCCTCAAGGCCAAGACTGGAAAAAGATTGCTCACATCGAAAAACTAATTGTTCGctcaaaagtttaa
- the LOC114181283 gene encoding putative disease resistance protein At3g14460 isoform X4 has product MPSGSWIRPTNPYFQGMGGLGKTTLAQHVYNDTKLEEAKFDIRAWVCVSDHFNVLTVTKTILEAVTKSKDDSGDLQMVHERLKEKISGKKFFLVLDDVWNERQEKWEAVRTPLSYGAPGSRILVTTRGEKVASNMSSKVHRPKHLKEDECWKVFQKHALRGDELELNDEKKEIGRRIVEKCKGLPLALKTIGSVLRTKSSISDWQSVLESDIWDLPKEFEIMPALLLSYQHLPSHLKRCFASCALFPKDYEFDKKELILLWIAQGFLHCSPQSNNLEEIGEQYFNDLLMRSFFLQSDFKTCFFMHDLLNDLAKYVCADFCFRLKFDKGNCISKTTRHFSFAFSDVKYFDGFGSLTDAKRLRSFFPYKEFGRRDNDYYPLQFKILVHELFSNFKFLRVLSLDAYSELREVPDSVGDLKHLHSLDLSRTGIQKLPDSTCLLYNLLILKLNYCSSLEELPLHLHKLTKLRCLEFKKTKVTKMPTHFGELKNLQVLSAVFVDKKKEFSTKHLGGLNLHGRLSINELQNIVNPVDALEANLNNKHLVKLELRWKSDHIPDDPRKEKKVLENLKPSKKLEHLSIKSYGGPEFPSWVFDNSLSNLVFLKLKDCKYCLCLPPLGLLSSLKTLEIIGLDGIVSIGAEFYGNSYSSFTSLERLTFSNMKELEECERKTAAFPRLQILKVYQCPKLKGLPDQLVNVKYLYITGSMKASFLERCEHTVSHNSLEDLNFCAFPIMNIPMGSSYDLLANIKISCGCDSLTTFPLDFFPNLKSLSLLFCRNLQIISQKHTHNRLKHLSVAGCSRFDSFPSEGLSAPRLQTIDIHGAENLKLLPKRMQILLPSLHVLKIIHCPKVEMFPDGGLPPNVEDVSLSSFILMASLRETLGTNTCLQSLSIKYMDVEFFPDEVLLPHSITSLKLSDCPNLKKMEYKGLCHLSSLSLHNCPNLQCLPEDGLPKSISSLEILNCPLLEQRCQNPQGQDWKKIAHIEKLIVRSKV; this is encoded by the exons ATGCCAAGTGGAAGCTGGATCAGACCCACAAACCCTTACTTCCAAG GAATGGGTGGGTTGGGTAAGACCACACTTGCCCAACATGTCTACAATGACACAAAACTGGAGGAGGCTAAATTTGATATCAGAGCTTGGGTTTGTGTTTCCGATCATTTTAATGTTTTGACAGTGACAAAAACAATTCTTGAGGCAGTCACTAAATCTAAAGATGATAGCGGAGACCTACAAATGGTTCATGaaagattgaaagaaaaaatatcaggaaagaaattttttcttgttttggatgATGTTTGGAACGAAAGACAAGAAAAGTGGGAAGCTGTGCGAACTCCTCTTAGCTATGGGGCTCCAGGAAGTAGAATTCTTGTCACAACACGTGGTGAGAAAGTTGCTTCTAACATGAGTTCTAAAGTGCATCGCCCAAAGCATCTAAAAGAGGATGAATGTTGGAAAGTTTTTCAGAAACACGCATTAAGAGGTGATGAGCTTGAATTGAATGATGAAAAAAAGGAGATTGGTAGAAGGATAGTTGAGAAATGCAAAGGATTACCTCTAGCTTTGAAAACAATTGGAAGTGTTCTTCGCACAAAGTCATCCATTTCAGATTGGCAAAGCGTATTGGAAAGCGACATATGGGACTTACCcaaagaatttgaaattatgCCTGCTCTACTATTGAGTTATCAAcaccttccttctcatctcaaGAGGTGCTTTGCGTCTTGTGCATTATTTCCGAAAGATTATGAATTTGACAAGAAGGAATTAATTTTGTTGTGGATAGCTCAAGGTTTTCTCCATTGCTCTCCACAGAGCAACAATCTAGAAGAAATTGGTGaacaatattttaatgatttactAATGAGGTCTTTCTTTCTTCAATCAGATTTCAAAACTTGTTTCTTCATGCATGACCTTCTAAATGATTTGGCAAAATATGTTTGTGCGGACTTCTGTTTCAGGTTGAAATTTGATAAAGGAAACTGCATATCCAAAACAACCCGTcatttttcatttgcattctctgatgtaaaatattttgatggTTTTGGGAGTCTAACTGATGCTAAAAGACTGCGTTCTTTTTTCCCATATAAAGAATTTGGGAGAAGAGATAATGATTATTATCCTTTGCAATTCAAGATTTTGGTACATGAATTGTTTTCCAACTTTAAGTTTTTACGTGTCTTATCGTTGGATGCATATTCTGAGCTTAGAGAAGTCCCTGATTCTGTTGGTGATCTTAAACATCTCCATTCTTTAGATCTTTCGAGAACTGGGATACAAAAACTACCTGACTCAACATGTTTGCTCTATAATTTGCTAATATTGAAGTTGAACTATTGTTCAAGTTTGGAGGAGTTGCCCTTACATTTGCATAAACTCACCAAATTGCGTTgtcttgaatttaaaaaaacaaaagtgacAAAGATGCCAACGCATTTTGGAGAGTTGAAGAATCTTCAAGTACTCAGTGCGGTTTTTGTCGATAAAAAGAAGGAGTTCAGTACTAAGCATCTAGGCGGGCTCAATCTTCATGGAAGACTATCAATTAATGAGTTGCAAAATATTGTAAATCCTGTAGATGCATTAGAAGCAAATCTGAATAATAAACATCTTGTGAAGTTAGAGTTAAGATGGAAGTCAGACCATATCCCTGATGAtccaaggaaagaaaagaaggtATTGGAGAATCTAAAACCTTCCAAAAAATTGGAACATTTGTCAATCAAGAGCTATGGTGGTCCAGAATTCCCAAGTTGGGTGTTTGACAATTCATTATCAAATTTGGTGTTCTTAAAGCTGAAGGACTGCAAATATTGTTTGTGTTTGCCTCCCCTTGGACTATTGTCATCTCTGAAGACCCTTGAGATTATTGGGTTGGATGGAATAGTGAGCATTGGTGCTGAATTTTATGGGAATAGCTATTCTTCGTTTACATCTTTGGAAAGATTGACATTTTCAAACATGAAGGAATTGGAAGAATGTGAACGTAAGACTGCTGCTTTTCCACGTCTTCAAATTCTCAAGGTGTATCAATGTCCCAAACTAAAAGGTCTGCCAGATCAACTTGTTAATGTAAAGTATCTTTATATAACTGGTAGCATGAAAGCATCGTTCCTTGAAAGGTGTGAGCATACTGTAtctcataattcacttgaagaCTTGAACTTTTGTGCTTTTCCAATTATGAATATTCCAATGGGTAGTAGCTATGATTTGCTTGCAAATATTAAGATCAGTTGCGGTTGTGATTCTCTAACAACCTTTCCACTAGATTTCTTTCCAAACCTTAAGTCTCTTTCATTGCTTTTCTGTCGTAACCTACAAATTATTTCACAGAAGCACACTCATAATCGTCTCAAGCATTTGTCAGTTGCCGGTTGCTCTCGATTTGACTCATTTCCTAGTGAAGGTTTATCTGCTCCGCGGCTACAGACAATTGATATTCATGGAGCggagaatttgaaattgttGCCAAAACGGATGCAAATCCTGCTTCCGTCTCTTCATGTACTAAAGATAATTCATTGTCCAAAAGTGGAGATGTTCCCAGACGGAGGTTTGCCACCAAATGTAGAAGATGTGTCTCTTTCAAGTTTCATACTGATGGCCTCCCTAAGAGAGACATTGGGTACCAACACATGTCTTCAAAGCTTGTCTATTAAATATATGGATGTAGAGTTTTTTCCCGATGAAGTTTTGCTACCACACTCTATCACTTCTCTAAAACTCTCTGATTGCCCAAATCTTAAAAAGATGGAGTATAAGGGTCTCTGCCACCTCTCCTCTCTCTCACTTCATAACTGTCCCAACCTCCAATGTTTACCAGAGGATGGTCTCCCCAAATCCATCTCCTCTCTTGAAATATTGAACTGTCCATTGTTGGAACAACGTTGTCAGAATCCTCAAGGCCAAGACTGGAAAAAGATTGCTCACATCGAAAAACTAATTGTTCGctcaaaagtttaa